GTTTGTTGACAACCTTGTCATTTACGAAGttttttggaacagattccttttggaacgttccacaaattatacccacccgATAGAGGAGGCGCAACCAAGAAGACTAGTAATACTGCATCAGATCTGTGTAGTTTAAGCTCTGAAAAGTCCAAACGAGAGGATGTGTGGTTAGAAATAATGATGCAGTTCGTTGGGGTTACAAATAAATGGTACTGCAATTTAGTTCAGTTGAATTACGGCTCATACAGGAGTTTATTGacattatatagtatatataattgAAAAACAGCAGTGAAAAGTACAATTGTGGATATACAGGTGCAGTTGGGTAGAGGAGAAATTAAAACATTAATTCGACAAAAAATGGGTTAGATCGCTGGCAGAGACAATGGGATGAAAGTAGTAAAGGAAGACGTTTTTATAGTACAAGAAAATATGTACAGGAGATGGTGTCATATAATGAGAACAGAAGGGAGGAGGTTATGTTATTATGTAGGATGAGATTCTGGCATATGGGATCGAATTTATCTTTTGATAGGGGAACATGGTACTGGAATGTGTAATGGCTATACGGTAGAGGAAACGGTTGAACATGTATTACCATTTTGTGGAATGTGTGTAGGTTGtttgacagggtcagaggttgGATGGGAGTGGGTGGTATTTTGGGTGGGGGTGGTGGGAGTAGTGAGATTTGTACGGAGTTATTTTATTAGAAATCCAGGGCTAGTTAAGAGAATATCGTGGCATAGATAGGTCTTCACACTCCAGTACCGTAGGTGGCGGTGTATGCACTTGTCAGTTAATTGCGATTCGCCAATAAAACTTAAGATGAAGAAGAAAGGCAACGCAACTACTGCGGTACGTTTTGAGTTGGCCTgcctacttacttacttactataTCCTGGAAACTTCCGTTAGAAACTGACTTTTTTTTATTGCTATATGTAAGACATAAGCTACATTGTAGCCAATATGTTCCTGTCCGTAAAGTGGCCGGTTTAGATTGTTGTAGCATATATTTTTGCGGTGAAACCATATTCAACTCAATTTAAAGACGTtggatgtttattttattttattgtttgaCTTTACCATAAGGCGTCTGAAAAAAATGAAAGTGTGTTTCGTCGTGTGTGTGCTGAGCACGGTGGTAGTTTCTTGTTCGGGAGAAAATAGTCGCTTCGAGAAGTCATTCAACTATTCCCCGGGAATGATGCAAGTCCTCCGGGAGACGCTCACGGATTTGTCCAAGGAGGCGCACGGTTACCTGGTCCACCTTCTCGGGGCAAGGTCCGTTGAAAATGCACAGGAGGTGAGGAACAAAGAATAGACGGCTCTAAGTTTAGATTTAACAGTAGTTCGAATCATAAATTCTTAGTCTAATGATGTCAGTTCCTTTGTCGAATTAGGTAGGTGTAAGTAGTAACAAGTCGGCCATATACGGGAACCCTTATGCACGCTTGTTTTAGTTCCGGATTTAGTGACCCAGATGTTTGCCTCAAACAGAACCCTCTATCAACTCCCTCTCGACCCTCCTATCAGTGTTTCTTTCAGGTGGTCAAGTATCTGGCTGAGGCAGCGGCCAGTGGAGCGAATGTGGTTATGAAGTACCTCGCCCAGTTCCTGATGGTAGCAGGAGTTGATGGTAAACAGCTGGGATCATTCGTTATAATATTAAAGGCAAAACAGATGTTAGATCAACACTCCTATTCCCACTTTAGGAATACAGGCCCAGAAAGCTATTGCAATACTCTAGTCATTCACCAACACTGTTCCCAGAGAGCTAAAGCATGTCACGTGCAAGCTTTTGTttcagcccagcactaacacaccgaATCAATGTCTCGATGAGCAGTTGGATCGGGTGTGTTAGAGCGGGGCTGGAGCAAAAAACCTGCACAACCAGTGGCTCCCCGGGACCAGGGCTGATAACCGGTGCACTATTCAATAATGGAACAGACAGTTGTCAACACAAAAATAATCATTTCAGATAAGTCATTCTATTGATTGATCCCACATCGTGCAACATCTCAACACACAACCCATATACAGTGCGATGGTACACTCACATTGTCATTTACTGTAACTGTTCTCTGTAGACACACAACACAAAACCGGATGAAAGTCTGACCTGCCAAGGGAGCCCTTTACCCACTGACAGACATGCCCTGGATTAGGTGTGTGCGCCAGACGGGGAAAGCTTTTTCTCCACATTGCCAACAGTAACCTACTAGGCTTTGTGACTATAACTACCGGTACAATAATTACATAGCAACATACTAAAACCACATTTTTGCCAAGTCTTGGAATGGAGACAAGTAAAAGGGAGCATTTTAAAGATTGCTAGACCAGAAAATGCACTAATATCATGTgtatctatttctttctctcctccagttGAAATGCCTGTTAACAGTATCACCCCAGATGCTGTGGTCTATATCGGTCAGTGGCTTCTGCTGGCTCTCATTGGCTACTGGCTGCTGTCCCTGGCCTTCCGATTGGTGGCGTCCACTCTGAGGCGGGTCCTGTGGCTACTGAAGCTGGGTGTGGTTTTAGGActgttttgcctgatcctaagtgACAGCAGTGCTGGAACGGAGACTACGGCGCTGCGATTGGCCGGCCTGGTGAGCGTCTGCGTCCTATTGGGTATCGGGCATTCTGGCACCGGGGGTGATAAAACCTACCTGGAGGATCAAGTGAGGGTGCTAGAGAGACGagtgagagaaatggagaggaggaaagagaagtGAGGGGTGGCTGGATGGGAACTGAAAGGCCTTGTTTTGTACATTAACCTAGGTCTAGGATCGTAACAAGGACGTTGTACATAAAGTTTTGTTTAAAAACAAATGGTATCGTTTTGCATAATGAAGCACTTTGCCTTTTTCATAAAGATCTTAGTTAATGTGTGTGAGAAACAGAATTGACAGCAAATATGATTAGCTTGTTTTAAAGGAAACAGGCGGACAAGAGTATTGTGTTTTCTGTTTATTGAGGTGGACCCATGCATGTCCTACAATAAATGCTTTTGATATTCGCAGAATAGAAACACTAAACATTCCATAAGGTATCATGATATGTCATTGGAAATCATATTTTTCTTCATTCTCGCGCCTTTCCAGTTATGGCAGCATACACCACAAACAAGTTCAAATAAAACAAAACTGATGCATACTTCCTATTACCTACATTTGAGATCTGTCCAAAAGTTTAAGCGTAATCAAGAGGCCTTCTCATCTGCCCTTCTCCAATTGAGATTTTACCTTGACCAACTAGGGCCAGGAGTTTACTGTTCTggttacatggtctggaaatgACCTCTCCCTGAATATAATCATGTAAAATACATTTCTCACCCCCTGACCTGACCAGGGGTACATTCATTAGGAACCTAATGGAAGCAACTAGGTTGAAACGGGTAGGGACTAACTGAATTTGTCCCAAAAAGTTGTTACCGTTTGCTTCATTGTGCACTTATGAAGACACCCCAGGACAAGAAGGCACTGGATGCGTTTGTGTGATAAGGCTTAAGCAAACGACTAGGTGAAATCGGGGGAGGAGCAACGGCGACAGCCACAAGTTTGGGCACGTGGTTTTGCACCAAATCTCAGACGAACATGGCAGTGTTGCCATTGTTATGAAAGTATTTCTTTGTAACGTTAAAATAATCACGTCTCCAACTTCCATATCACACAATCGTAATTTGAAATCATGCGGGTGTACATTGTACAAACAATGAGACTCGTATCACATTCATTTTGTATATATCCACTGTATACATAAATCAAGGcaaagttggttcctgtttcagtcatgtctttggtcacgTTCGTGTGGGTCAAACAAAAACAAcctaatgattggttgacaatagagcCTCCCACAATGCAGGTGATGGCTGCAGGAGGAAGTTGGTGAAGAGCAACTGCAGAAACTTGCAGTCAAAACGTCATGACCTTTTTTTGTAAAGCTCATGCAGTTGACATTTAGGCACAAGTGGGATCATTTTTATCCCCATAATGCATCACACTTTGAAAGGTGGTGGCCACTGACTTGACAAGTGATCCGCTCGAACTGTCTGTAAAACCTTCAGGAGTGCGTCATTATTTAAGAGACAAATAGGATTTTATATTTAAATACCAAAATGAGCCTTTTAAACCAAGATGATGTGTgttgcaaatggcaccctatagtacactacttttgaggGAGATGCAGACGATGTATAGCATCTTAATAAAATAGCGCCCTCCCAGTGTATTAATAAGTTATTTAACTCTACATACCCACCCTGTTGAAATGACAGCAGTTTCATATGTATAACTAAAATGATACACCACATGCATATAATGAAAAACGGCTATACATTGGGAAGTAAAGGCATTTCTGATCGTATTtgcatgcatatatatatatatatataaaaaacacacacacactttaaatatACACAACAGGAAGTGGCTACCTGACTGGCGGAGAGCTTTACTTGGTCTACCGAGTGGATGATAAGTTGTCCTAGCATCTTCTGATTGTATGATTAGGAGTGATATGGGTTCTGATTGGATTATGATACACTTAGGttaggaaccatctaacatcaagtTGTAAAACGCTTCCCCTTTAATATTTTGTTCGGCACTAATATTCGTTATTATCTGGGGTATTATTGCTTAATTACCATGATCATATTATTCATAGGGTGTGGTGGGAATggatattttcatttgtttacttggatttatttatttaaaacaaGAGTTCTGGCAATGAGGAATAATATTTCAAGACAGAATCCAAACAAAATGGAAGGGGATAAAAGCAACACCCATATTTTTGGAGAGATTGTTTCCATACAAATAAAATATTTACAAGATTGTGTAAATACACAGAGGATGCCACAGGGCAGGCATTAGAGTAGTGCTGTGGAAATTACCACCAGGGAAAACTGAAGTCAAAATAAAATGTTCTTTCACAGTAGTTCATCTATTTttcttctttcctcctcctctttctctcccttattctctctttctctctcttccagtctcTCAATCAAGGTGTTCCCTCGACTCCCATACTGGTCACTGCTCCCGACTTCAACTGACCAATAACAGCTGCTTAAGGACTTTAACTGACCAATCCCATCTGCAGACAGATGTCCACCAATTCCCCTGTTATGATATTAATGATTTGTCCACCACAGATGGTTTGTTTAAGTTTCTACCATTGTGGCTTTATGTTATTGTTTTTGAATGTGTAGCATGAAGCTGTGGAATTGATATGGATGTGATTCCATAATatttaaaaacataaataaatgtaacctttattaaTTTTATAATgtaaaattcttatttacaatgacggccgaccTTATTATTTAGTGTTTTACTACAATGCAGTGCTAAATAATGGTTTAAATTTTCCCCAAATTACTCATTTGTTTTGTATATTTTTACCGAAATAAAATAATTCATATAAAAAATACTGTTCTTCAAAATGCATCTATGAAATTACCTCCATCTCGCTCATCTTCTCTCTGGATAGTCAGGAcaaagtgttgtctctctctagaacACAAGTGAGACCTGTCCGAGCCAGAACGGCCCGTAAGGGCAGgagcctatctcctgtttctgaagCGTGAGACGGCTTGATGTGCAAGTACACCCCATGGGCAGGAATGATAGAACAACATGAAAGTTTAGAGAGCAATGTCATCAAATGTCATCTTAAGACTCCCCAGGAAGTGTTTCTGTAACCCGGTTATGTATCTGCTCTGGGAACCAGATGGAACCTCCTGTGGAATGGATGGAACTGAATGAAACCATATGGAACAGTTGACTTCAgttcatttgcaaataaattcattaaaaatcctacaatgtgattttctggattttttgttcctcattttgtctgtcatagttgaagtgtacctatgatgaaaattacaggcctctctcatatttttaagtgggagaacttgcacaattggtggctgactaaatacttttttgtcccactgtatgcACATTTGTCATTTTGTGCCACCAAAATAGGCATGTATTCAGCTCAATATAGGGCTTTGCTACCACCTAGTGGACATTATAAATTGTAAGACAAAAGCAAAAAACAAATCTGGCCATTCATCTCAGGCGCCGTCCAACGGTTGTGTTGGTTGGTTGGCACTGGCACCTTGATGAGCAAGCTAGATTGCTACAGGAACAGTTAGGTGTTTAAAATGTAACGTAATTGCAACGAATTAAGTCCATACAATACATATTTGGTGATACTATAGAAAGGTAGCAAGCTACTTTAGACCCTGCTCATCTCAGGGTGGGGTAGGAGAGGTAAATTATAACTTAATTGAGACTTCACCCAAGCACTGTAGCAACTGGACCGTTATGCCTCCTAAGTGTTTTTACTCTACAGTTAGGGTTTCAGCATCATCCTCAACATACCACCACTAAATCTGACAATGGCAATGAATGTCATTTTTCCTAATTCACCTTCAAGTTCGATCTACTCCTCCCACTTACCTCAGCTCTCGTCTCGTgtcctctctcatgctctctctctttcctctcctcccctcccatagATATCTGGGGCCAGACTCTGGTGGACGAGGCCCGTGCAGGCAACATGTTGAGGATCACGCGGGAGTTCCACCCCGTCTTCACCGAGCAGCTCACCACCAAGCTGGCCTACCTGACCTGCAAGGCTCAAGCCTAGAGGAACAAGTAAAGGAAGAAGACTTTGATATGTGTCCTAAATTGCACCCTataccctagtgcactacttttgaccaggtccatAGGGAATTAAATAAACACTACTTTTCACCGGGGCCCGGGATAACACTTGAAGTTCATACAGTTATTTTAGTTATTTTGCGTGTGATATATAAGCCTACTGctactacatttaaaaaaaaatgtcgaACAAATAGACAACGGGAGATGAGGGTATGAAAATAAAGGTTGgtgtaaaataaaatacatttgggGCTGTCGACTGCCAAATTTGTTTGGTATCTTATTCTGCCTCTATACAACTGTGTATGTGTTGTTTGTTGACAACCTTGTCATTTACGAAGttttttggaacagattccttttggaacgttccacaaattatacccacccgATAGAGGAGGCGCAACCAAGAAGACTAGTAATACTGCATCAGATCTGTGTAGTTTAAGCTCTGAAAAGTCCAAACGAGAGGATGTGTGGTTAGAAATAATGATGCAGTTCGTTGGGGTTACAAATAAAT
The genomic region above belongs to Oncorhynchus nerka isolate Pitt River linkage group LG18, Oner_Uvic_2.0, whole genome shotgun sequence and contains:
- the LOC115145769 gene encoding voltage-gated monoatomic cation channel TMEM109-like isoform X2 translates to MKVCFVVCVLSTVVVSCSGENSRFEKSFNYSPGMMQVLRETLTDLSKEAHGYLVHLLGARSVENAQECFFQVVKYLAEAAASGANVVMKYLAQFLMVAGVDVEMPVNSITPDAVVYIGQWLLLALIGYWLLSLAFRLVASTLRRVLWLLKLGVVLGLFCLILSDSSAGTETTALRLAGLSLNQGVPSTPILVTAPDFN
- the LOC115145769 gene encoding voltage-gated monoatomic cation channel TMEM109-like isoform X1 → MKVCFVVCVLSTVVVSCSGENSRFEKSFNYSPGMMQVLRETLTDLSKEAHGYLVHLLGARSVENAQECFFQVVKYLAEAAASGANVVMKYLAQFLMVAGVDVEMPVNSITPDAVVYIGQWLLLALIGYWLLSLAFRLVASTLRRVLWLLKLGVVLGLFCLILSDSSAGTETTALRLAGLVSVCVLLGIGHSGTGGDKTYLEDQVRVLERRVREMERRKEK